Proteins from one Malaya genurostris strain Urasoe2022 chromosome 2, Malgen_1.1, whole genome shotgun sequence genomic window:
- the LOC131432882 gene encoding uncharacterized protein LOC131432882, with the protein MSQPNHFQPWKQSRPSTMSLPSAVVANNHGKLPAVAHQALQSMQQQQQQQQQQSTILHNHQPGRVPIGLPTSVVQTAAASSSSSSISSSTSALVSGGISAAAGGISDFLSQLGADKMTLSKLSASYGLTNFTTGMMMNQDQSLAGQQQQIPAQDQHHPMSDDCANDKEREFRIQQIFENAIGDSSKKQIVDILEKISILRPPERLLLYLRMPGGYPETDPLRQSQNPLGTRSEINHTINWVRSHLEHDPNVSIPKQEVYEDYTSYCERIDIKPLSTADFGKVMKQVFPGIRPRRLGTRGHSRYCYAAMRKATKLAAPKLPDLITGNSGEKPESDNQIPSDEEAWKVIKIWAEAMLSGSFGSINELAGFITKNNLNSPANIASRQLLQKKLLQREIKERKKLNTAALKKRRRKRRKTLSTSIDSDVGPSELTLPSFIQSSELPASSRVSNAQQTPSTNAFAAAAPASVPGTLHPPPLQPPPAPTTALQQTIKHEQQDFTDEDNNNTCIGRPCDLQKQHQEKQQQQQPRLQSTNPNCDTSNSVLNATTNNPAAVVVGREMRSPAEEYNIFCKKVRQAQQLKAAAQNQQALQTLPSPLRPPSAAAKRAASIAHLTRQKRFRLLQQQQQRAIEAQNNSAPRYDEMGNLILIESQDLVTSKEDFIIPRERVISICNMDKNALDDYLNCEEENSQDQDQELLQYFPEENHTGSMNSLTTSAGSNAGTGGYGGMFDDNETNLKLSQLRSMLEQNMAQSGIDKPQVGGQVDGFDGTVIGQQIGLQPGSAAASLAMLSQRHHGTGTNNLDVPTCSNTDVKKNLNSGMKLTLENCFNSSVGATVNNGAAPLQSPNGRQKNYNFVPISAGPQSPRVPLVKSTIRNGTPNASPFVSPRNTPIHRKNKAANNGLTLNILQQNQQPSQLPGFQQRPPFVKNELSASAPPSPSLAPNYRFGINTNSLNCPNTMPSFQPICGPSSHLQTHPNVTGSMESRSSSVPLIPNYDGYNHSNYTSVSQTPVPSECDDFSDPNNILDMLNEPSPSSNNLPQSIKLEQSEPMMSDILDDDMFPKASVPYNSISRSVPSTPLPHQMPFTQGNPNCTSRLSSNMERTSKSLFELPKSVPSTPITVNNGRESIFQYSPEAPRDCLINGLSSFYKNQSTTANADINSTTGEQTGSVNETATAPLPSAGSGSEMSVLGEGIESLTDALIGSDTLRYL; encoded by the exons gcaacaatcgACAATTTTGCACAATCATCAGCCCGGTCGAGTTCCGATCGGACTTCCTACGTCGGTAGTCCAGACGGCAGCAGCATCCTCTTCGTCATCATCGATTTCATCTTCGACGTCCGCGTTAGTGTCCGGAGGAATCAGTGCTGCTGCCGGTGGAATCAGTGACTTTCTATCGCAGCTGGGGGCCGATAAGATGACGTTAAGCAAACTGAGTGCCAGTTACGGGCTGACCAATTTCACAACCGGAATGATGATGAACCAGGATCAGTCGTTAGCCGGGCAACAGCAGCAAATACCGGCACAAGATCAGCATCACCCGATGAGCGACGATTGTGCCAACGACAAAGAGCGAGAATTTCGGATCCAGCAGATTTTCGAAAACGCTATCGG TGATAGCTCCAAAAAGCAAATCGTTGATATTCTAGAGAAGATTTCAATTCTTCGACCACCAGAACGTTTACTCTTGTACCTGCGTATGCCCGGTGGATATCCTGAAACAG ATCCTCTCCGACAGTCTCAGAATCCGCTGGGTACCCGTTCCGAGATTAATCACACCATCAACTGGGTCCGTTCGCACCTGGAGCATGATCCAAACGTGTCTATTCCGAAACAGGAAGTGTACGAAGATTACAC ATCTTACTGTGAGCGAATCGACATCAAACCCCTGTCGACGGcagatttcggcaaagtgatgaAACAAGTATTCCCTGGGATACGTCCCCGGCGCTTGGGGACACGCGGTCACTCCCGCTACTGCTATGCGGCAATGCGCAAAGCAACCAAACTGGCAGCACCCAAACTGCCCGATCTCATCACCGGAAATAGCGGAGAG AAACCCGAATCCGACAACCAGATACCCAGTGACGAGGAAGCATGGAAGGTCATAAAGATATGGGCCGAGGCGATGCTTTCCGGTTCGTTTGGATCGATTAACGAACTGGCCGGTTTCATCACAAAGAACAATCTCAACTCACCGGCCAACATCGCCAGTCGACAGTTGCTGCAGAAAAAACTCCTACAGCGGGAGATTAAGGAGAGAAAGAAGCTCAAC accgctgctctcaaaaaacgtCGACGAAAACGCCGGAAGACCCTTTCGACCAGTATCGACTCCGATGTTGGTCCCTCCGAGCTTACGCTGCCATCTTTCATTCAGTCATCTGAGCTTCCTGCATCATCACGCGTTAGCAACGCACAGCAAACCCCAAGTACAAATGCATTTGCTGCTGCGGCTCCTGCTAGTGTTCCTGGTACGTTGCATCCCCCGCCCCTACAACCACCACCAGCACCAACCACCGCACTGCAGCAAACCATTAAACACGAACAGCAGGATTTTACCGATGAAGACAACAACAACACCTGCATCGGTCGGCCCTGCGATCTTCAGAAGCAACACCAGgaaaagcagcagcagcagcagccgcgCCTTCAAAGTACAAATCCTAACTGTGATACTAGCAACAGTGTCTTAAATGCGACAACGAACAATCCAGCAGCGGTGGTGGTGGGACGGGAAATGCGTAGCCCTGCCGAAGAGTACAACATCTTCTGTAAGAAAGTTCGCCAAGCCCAGCAGTTGAAGGCGGCAGCTCAGAACCAGCAGGCTCTTCAAACCCTTCCGAGTCCGCTAAGACCGCCGAGTGCTGCGGCAAAACGGGCGGCCTCGATAGCGCATTTAACACGGCAGAAACGTTTCCGATTGttgcaacaacagcagcagcgagCGATCGAAGCCCAAAACAATTCTGCCCCACGGTATGACGAGATGGGTAATTTGATACTGATCGAATCGCAGGATCTGGTTACGAGCAAGGAAGATTTTATTATTCCAAGAGAACGGGTAATTAGCATTTGCAACATGGACAAAAATGCGCTGGATGATTATTTGAATTGTGAGGAAGAGAATTCCCAGGATCAAGATCAGGAGCTACTGCAGTACTTCCCGGAGGAAAATCATACCGGTTCGATGAACTCGCTAACGACGTCGGCGGGAAGTAATGCCGGTACCGGTGGATACGGCGGAATGTTTGACGACAACGagacaaatttaaaactatcgCAGTTGAGAAGCATGCTGGAGCAAAACATGGCGCAGAGTGGAATTGACAAACCCCAGGTAGGTGGACAGGTCGATGGTTTCGATGGAACAGTTATTGGACAGCAGATTGGTTTACAACCTGGATCCGCCGCAGCATCACTGGCGATGCTTTCGCAGCGTCATCATGGAACTGGCACCAATAACTTAGATGTTCCCACTTGCAGTAACACAGATGTAAAAAAGAATCTGAACTCTGGCATGAAATTGACACtagaaaactgtttcaatagTTCCGTTGGAGCGACCGTTAACAATGGAGCAGCTCCATTGCAAAGTCCTAACGGGcgacaaaaaaattataatttcgTACCCATTTCTGCAGGTCCCCAGTCACCGAGAGTACCGTTGGTAAAATCAACCATTCGGAACGGTACCCCCAATGCTAGTCCTTTCGTTAGCCCTAGAAATACGCCAATACATCGCAAAAACAAAGCAGCTAATAATGGCCTTACCCTAAATATTTTGCAGCAAAATCAACAGCCCAGTCAGTTACCCGGATTCCAACAACGTCCTCCGTTCGTAAAGAATGAACTGTCCGCGTCCGCTCCTCCAAGTCCATCGTTGGCACCGAATTACCGATTTGGAATCAACACCAATTCTTTGAATTGCCCCAATACCATGCCTTCGTTTCAACCAATCTGTGGGCCGTCATCACACTTGCAAACTCATCCGAACGTAACCGGATCGATGGAATCCCGGTCCAGCAGTGTTCCCTTGATTCCTAACTACGACGGATACAACCATTCCAACTATACTTCCGTTTCTCAAACGCCCGTTCCCTCAGAGTGCGATGATTTTTCCGATCCCAACAATATTCTGGATATGCTAAATGAACCCTCGCCATCTTCAAACAATCTCCCGCAGTCGATTAAGCTCGAACAATCGGAACCGATGATGTCGGACATTCTGGATGACGATATGTTCCCGAAAGCATCCGTTCCCTACAACAGCATCTCGCGTTCAGTGCCATCAACGCCTCTACCGCACCAAATGCCATTCACCCAAGGCAACCCGAACTGTACTTCTAGACTTAGCTCCAACATGGAGAGAACGTCCAAATCACTGTTCGAACTTCCCAAATCGGTGCCTTCGACCCCGATCACCGTGAACAACGGTCGCGAATCTATTTTCCAATACAGCCCGGAAGCCCCACGCGACTGTCTCATCAACGGGTTATCTTCGTTCTATAAAAATCAATCTACCACCGCAAATGCCGATATAAACTCGACAACCGGAGAACAAACAGGAAGTGTCAACGAAACTGCTACCGCACCACTCCCATCGGCCGGGTCGGGTTCGGAAATGTCCGTACTAGGCGAAGGCATCGAAAGTCTTACCGATGCCCTGATAGGATCCGATACGTTGCGATATCTGTAG